One window from the genome of Sesamum indicum cultivar Zhongzhi No. 13 linkage group LG15, S_indicum_v1.0, whole genome shotgun sequence encodes:
- the LOC105177833 gene encoding uncharacterized protein LOC105177833 (The sequence of the model RefSeq protein was modified relative to this genomic sequence to represent the inferred CDS: added 13 bases not found in genome assembly) — translation MATAMAATVAPPALILWIILVLSPMFLSICSASEFSLVVSGPTELELSPSLIVENSPGSKPGSKVKCERLQIHGSPRIEHLNKFANSLKVKVSCVNPSGCPPNIGICFHRNASLMIGMCPKDQWERLTEGLWVKSMSPFDHKILDIRMAASYSESLHVSLDEEFFSYRILFLVLGIVLMSLASWLSQSIVFYYSGAMAIGVFLVILMILFQGMKLLPTGRKSSLAIFLYSFSVGLGSFLLRYVPRLLRSLLLEIGLSEDMYNPLAVFLLVFLVIAGAWLGFWVVRKLVLTDDGTIDIGVSHFITWSIRIVASVMILQSSVDPLLAAEALVGAIIVSSVLRKFVKPKVVRRVYKKLCRLDREPLNPYASPVTNSSISRPFTRAPYTPLQGSTNKSPTRLPDSGAFFSTFHDIPDRKKFTKDEWESFTRESTRKELEGLVSTPDFSKWAVTHADRLTLAPNKETADKQRRWFHWL, via the exons ATGGCGACGGCAATGGCTGCTACTGTAGCTCCACCAGCTCTCATTCTATGGATTATTCTCGTATTATCTCCCATGTTTCTCTCTATTTGCTCGGCTTCTGAATTCTCGTTAG TTGTTTCTGGGCCTACGGAGTTGGAGCTATCTCCAAGTTTGATAGTTGAAAATTCTCCAGGTTCCAAGCCTGGAAGTAAAGTAAAATGTGAGAGACTTCAGATTCATGGTTCACCAAGGATTGAACATTTGAACAAGTTTGCCAATTCTTTGAAAGTAAAAGTTTCATGCGTAAACCCAAGTGGTTGTCCGCCAAATATTGGGATCTGTTTCCACAG ATGATAGGGATGTGCCCTAAGGACCAGTGGGAAAGGCTCACTGAAGGTTTATGGGTTAAATCAATGTCTCCTTTTGATCACAAAATATTAGACATAAGAATGGCGGCATCTTATTCAGAAAGTCTTCATGTGTCTCTTGATGAAG AATTTTTTTCGTATAGGATATTGTTCCTGGTTTTGGGAATAGTATTGATGAGTCTGGCCTCCTGGCTGAGCCAGTCTATAGTTTTTTACTACAGTGGTGCTATGGCAATAGGGgtttttcttgtaatattaATGATCCTTTTCCAG GGGATGAAGCTTCTTCCAACTGGTCGGAAAAGTTCATTagcaatatttttatactcgTTCTCT GTTGGCTTGGGATCTTTTTTACTCCGCTATGTGCCTAGATTGTTGCGATCACTACTTCTCGAGATTGGGCTTTCAGAAGATATGTACAATCCT CTAGCTGTATTTCTATTGGTTTTCCTCGTAATTGCTGGAGCTTGGCTGGGTTTTTGGGTTGTGCGCAAACTTGTACTAACAGACGATGGCACTATTGATATTGGTGTATCTCATTTTATCACCTGGTCAATTCGGATCGTTGCCTCTGTGATGATACTTCAG AGTTCTGTAGATCCGTTATTGGCAGCAGAGGCATTGGTGGGCGCAATCATTGTTTCTTCAGTGTTGAGGAAGTTTGTCAAACCAAAGGTTGTTCGTCGTGTCTACAA AAAGTTGTGTAGACTGGACAGAGAACCTCTTAATCCCTATGCATCGCCAGTCACCAACTCGTCCATTTCCAGACCTTTCACCAGAGCTCCATATACTCCCCTACAAG GTTCAACCAATAAGTCACCTACACGGTTGCCAGATTCAGGGGCTTTCTTCTCTACTTTCCACGACATTCCTGATCGAAAGAAATTTACAAAGGACGAATGGGAGTCGTTCACTAGGGAGTCGACACGCAAAGAGCTAGAAGGCCTGGTTTCTACACCAGATTTTAGCAAATGGGCCGTCACCCATGCAGACAGGTTAACCTTAGCTCCAAACAAAGAAACAGCAGATAAACAGAGGAGATGGTTCCATTGGTTATAA
- the LOC105177834 gene encoding uncharacterized protein LOC105177834 has product MGNCQAAEAATVVIHHPGGNRVERIYWSVSANEVMRSNPGHYVAMVIASPAARTENGTPVKQLKLLRPDDTLLLGQVYRLISFEDVLKEFAAKKCVKLGKLLKERGAFNIDTKKNQDTNPSSNPSTAASTTAELQKGNRVGSGG; this is encoded by the exons ATGGGGAATTGCCAGGCTGCGGAGGCGGCGACGGTGGTGATTCACCACCCCGGCGGGAACAGGGTGGAGAGGATTTACTGGTCGGTGAGTGCGAACGAGGTTATGAGATCCAACCCCGGCCACTACGTCGCAATGGTGATTGCTTCGCCGGCGGCCAGGACGGAGAATGGCACGCCGGTTAAGCAGCTCAAGCTCCTCCGGCCGGATGATACTTTGCTTCTCGGACAGGTGTACCGGCTTATCAGCTTTGAAG ATGTTTTGAAAGAGTTTGCTGCCAAGAAATGCGTGAAGCTAGGCAAGTTGCTGAAGGAGAGAGGAGCATTCAACATTGatacaaagaaaaatcagGACACAAACCCCAGTTCAAACCCATCAACCGCCGCTTCTACTACG GCGGAGCTGCAGAAGGGGAACCGTGTCGGAAGCGGCGGGTAG